Proteins from one Pseudomonas bijieensis genomic window:
- a CDS encoding adenylosuccinate synthase, translated as MGKNVVVLGTQWGDEGKGKIVDLLTEHAAAVVRYQGGHNAGHTLVIDGEKTVLHLIPSGVLREGVQCLIGNGVVVAPDALLREIIKLEEKGVPVRERLRISPSCPLILSYHVALDQAREKARGELKIGTTGRGIGPAYEDKVARRGLRIGDLFHRERFAAKLGELLDYHNFVLVNYYKEPAIDFQKTLDECMEYAELLKPMMLDVTAELHELRRAGKDIMFEGAQGSLLDIDHGTYPYVTSSNTTAGGIATGSGFGPMYLDYILGITKAYTTRVGSGPFPTELFDDVGAFLAKRGHEFGATTGRARRCGWFDAVILRRAIDVNSISGLCLTKLDVLDGLETINICVGYKNQDGAVIDAPTDADSYIGLEPVYEQMPGWTESTVGAKTLEELPVAARNYIKRVEELVGAPIDIISTGPDRNETIVLRHPFA; from the coding sequence ATGGGTAAGAATGTCGTAGTCCTGGGCACCCAGTGGGGTGATGAGGGCAAAGGCAAGATCGTTGATCTGCTGACCGAACATGCTGCCGCCGTAGTGCGCTACCAGGGTGGCCACAACGCAGGTCACACCTTGGTGATCGACGGTGAAAAAACCGTCCTGCACCTGATCCCCTCGGGCGTGCTGCGCGAAGGCGTCCAGTGCCTGATCGGCAACGGCGTGGTGGTTGCTCCCGACGCCTTGCTGCGGGAAATCATCAAGCTGGAAGAGAAAGGCGTACCGGTGCGCGAGCGCCTGCGTATCAGCCCGTCCTGCCCGCTGATCCTGTCCTATCACGTTGCGCTGGACCAGGCTCGTGAAAAGGCCCGTGGCGAGCTGAAGATCGGCACCACCGGTCGCGGCATCGGCCCGGCCTACGAAGACAAGGTGGCCCGTCGTGGCCTGCGCATCGGTGATCTGTTCCACCGTGAGCGTTTCGCGGCCAAGCTGGGCGAGTTGCTGGACTACCACAACTTTGTCCTGGTCAATTACTACAAAGAACCGGCCATCGACTTCCAGAAAACCCTGGACGAGTGCATGGAGTACGCCGAGCTGCTCAAGCCGATGATGCTCGACGTCACTGCCGAACTGCACGAGCTGCGTCGCGCCGGCAAGGACATCATGTTCGAAGGTGCCCAGGGTTCCTTGCTGGACATCGACCACGGCACCTACCCGTACGTCACCAGCTCCAACACCACCGCTGGCGGCATCGCCACCGGTTCGGGTTTCGGTCCGATGTACCTGGACTACATCCTGGGCATCACCAAGGCCTACACCACTCGCGTGGGTTCGGGTCCGTTCCCGACCGAGCTGTTCGACGACGTTGGTGCCTTCCTGGCCAAGCGTGGCCACGAGTTCGGTGCTACCACTGGCCGTGCCCGTCGTTGCGGCTGGTTCGATGCCGTCATCCTGCGTCGCGCCATCGACGTCAACAGCATCTCGGGCTTGTGCCTGACCAAGCTGGACGTGCTGGACGGCCTGGAAACCATCAATATCTGCGTGGGCTACAAGAACCAGGACGGCGCCGTCATCGACGCTCCGACCGACGCCGACAGCTACATTGGCCTGGAGCCGGTGTACGAGCAGATGCCTGGCTGGACTGAATCGACCGTGGGTGCCAAGACCCTGGAAGAACTGCCTGTGGCGGCTCGCAACTACATCAAGCGCGTCGAAGAGTTGGTCGGTGCGCCGATCGACATTATTTCGACGGGGCCGGACCGCAACGAAACCATCGTTCTGCGTCATCCGTTTGCCTGA
- a CDS encoding methyl-accepting chemotaxis protein: MASAVNRFVDKLQPIVREAGDVAQRTGVEIGAMTLRNSGADAAAGMQRDEVAESLRALSQMADEAQSESQAMQAALQQVVEIRQATDENTRTSAKVSGLIEALAGQVDTGAKVIERLAQQSEQIEVVLTVIHGIAEQTNLLALNAAIEAARAGETGRGFAVVADEVRALASKTQSSTGDIQAHIVALQQGAREAVAAIGQAGRQASEGLLVLRDSARLQQSVQASVEQVHAAIGLATQAAAHQAQGAQAVRGRVETIHAQAEKAAQAVVETTASGKVLDSLAAQLKASLGQFRA, translated from the coding sequence ATGGCCTCGGCGGTCAATCGCTTTGTGGATAAGTTGCAGCCCATCGTGCGCGAGGCGGGTGATGTGGCCCAGCGTACCGGTGTGGAAATCGGTGCGATGACCTTGCGTAACTCCGGTGCCGATGCGGCGGCCGGGATGCAGCGTGATGAAGTGGCCGAGAGCCTGCGTGCGCTATCGCAAATGGCAGATGAAGCTCAGTCGGAAAGCCAGGCGATGCAGGCGGCTTTGCAGCAGGTGGTAGAAATTCGCCAGGCCACCGATGAAAACACCCGCACTTCGGCCAAGGTCAGTGGCTTGATCGAGGCCCTGGCCGGGCAGGTAGACACCGGGGCGAAAGTGATCGAGCGACTGGCGCAGCAGAGCGAGCAGATCGAAGTGGTGTTGACGGTGATCCACGGCATCGCCGAGCAGACTAACTTGCTGGCCTTGAACGCGGCCATCGAGGCGGCGCGGGCTGGGGAAACCGGGCGCGGGTTTGCCGTAGTGGCGGATGAGGTGCGGGCGTTGGCGAGCAAGACCCAAAGCTCGACGGGCGATATACAGGCGCATATCGTGGCCTTGCAGCAGGGGGCTCGCGAGGCTGTGGCCGCCATCGGCCAAGCTGGGCGCCAGGCAAGTGAAGGTTTGTTGGTGCTGCGAGACAGCGCGCGGTTGCAGCAGTCGGTGCAGGCCTCTGTAGAGCAGGTGCATGCGGCTATTGGTCTGGCGACTCAGGCGGCGGCTCATCAGGCCCAGGGGGCGCAGGCGGTGCGTGGGCGGGTGGAGACGATTCATGCCCAGGCTGAGAAAGCGGCCCAGGCTGTGGTTGAGACCACGGCCAGTGGCAAGGTGCTGGATAGTTTGGCGGCGCAGTTGAAGGCGAGTTTGGGGCAGTTCAGGGCTTGA
- a CDS encoding ATP phosphoribosyltransferase regulatory subunit: MATVDRWLLPDGIEEVLPPEAARIEVARRQVLDLFQSWGYEFVVTPHIEYLESLLTGAGQDLDLRTFKVIDPQSGRQMGFRADITPQVARIDAHTLRREGPSRLCYAGSVLHAQPRALSSSRSPIQLGAELYGDASPSSDVEVISLMLAMLQLADVPDVHMDLGHVGIYRGLARAAGLSGEVEQQLFDALQRKAIDEVISLTEGLPADLSDMLRALVDLCGGREVLTAARERLARAPAPVLAALDDLLAIAERLSVRFPELSLYFDLGELRGYHYHTGVVFAVFVPGVGQSIAQGGRYDDIGADFGRARPATGFSTDLKTLVTLGRAEVELPSGGIWMPDSTDAALWQAVCQLRSEGQRVVQALPGQPLAAAREADCDRQLIQQNGLWQVLPLAS, from the coding sequence ATGGCAACGGTAGACCGCTGGCTGCTGCCAGATGGCATCGAAGAAGTACTGCCACCGGAAGCTGCGCGTATCGAAGTAGCGCGTCGGCAGGTGTTGGATCTGTTCCAGAGTTGGGGTTACGAGTTCGTCGTCACCCCGCATATCGAGTACCTGGAATCCCTGCTCACCGGCGCGGGCCAGGACCTGGACCTGCGCACCTTCAAGGTTATCGACCCGCAGTCGGGCCGGCAGATGGGCTTTCGTGCCGACATCACGCCGCAAGTGGCGCGCATCGACGCCCACACCCTGCGCCGTGAAGGTCCGAGCCGCCTGTGCTACGCCGGCAGTGTGCTGCATGCCCAGCCGCGGGCCTTGTCGTCTTCGCGCAGCCCGATCCAGCTGGGTGCCGAATTGTATGGCGACGCCAGCCCGAGCAGCGACGTAGAAGTCATCAGCCTGATGTTGGCCATGCTGCAACTGGCTGACGTGCCGGATGTCCACATGGACCTGGGGCATGTCGGCATCTATCGCGGCCTCGCCCGTGCGGCCGGTTTGTCCGGCGAAGTGGAGCAACAGTTGTTCGATGCCCTGCAACGCAAGGCCATCGACGAGGTCATCAGCCTGACCGAGGGCCTGCCGGCCGATCTGTCGGACATGTTGCGGGCGCTGGTGGATCTGTGTGGCGGACGTGAGGTGTTGACCGCTGCCCGTGAGCGCCTGGCTCGTGCGCCGGCGCCTGTATTGGCGGCGCTGGACGACTTGCTGGCGATTGCCGAGCGTCTGTCGGTGCGCTTCCCCGAGTTGTCGCTGTATTTCGACCTGGGTGAGTTGCGCGGTTATCACTACCACACCGGCGTGGTGTTCGCCGTGTTCGTCCCGGGCGTGGGCCAGTCCATTGCCCAGGGAGGTCGTTATGACGACATCGGTGCCGACTTCGGTCGTGCCCGTCCGGCGACCGGTTTTTCTACCGATTTGAAAACCCTGGTGACCCTGGGGCGTGCTGAAGTCGAGCTACCGTCTGGCGGTATCTGGATGCCTGACAGTACGGATGCGGCACTCTGGCAAGCAGTCTGCCAGTTGCGCAGTGAGGGTCAGCGTGTCGTCCAGGCCTTGCCTGGGCAACCATTGGCCGCCGCCCGTGAAGCGGACTGCGACCGGCAATTGATTCAGCAGAACGGGCTTTGGCAAGTATTGCCGCTGGCTTCTTGA
- the rnr gene encoding ribonuclease R encodes MADWQSLDPEAAREAEKYENPIPSRELILAHLADRGSPASREQLVEEFGLTTEDQLEALRRRLRAMERDAQLIYTRRGTYAPVDKLDLILGRIAGHRDGFGFLIPDDGSDDLFMSPAQMRLVFDGDRALARVSGLDRRGRREGVIVEVVSRAHESIVGRYFEEGGIGFVVPDNPKVQQEVLITPGRNGAAKVGQFVEVKITHWPTARFQPQGDIVEVVGNYMAPGMEIDVALRTYDIPHVWPEAVLKEAAKLKPEVEEKDKEKRIDLRHLPFVTIDGEDARDFDDAVYCEAKPGKLRLFSGGWKLFVAIADVSSYVKIGSALDNEAQVRGNSVYFPERVIPMLPEQLSNGLCSLNPKVDRLAMVCEMTISKTGEMTDYQFYEAVIHSQARLTYNKVSTILETPKTSEAKALRTEYAGVVPHLKQLYALYKVLLGARHVRGAIDFETQETRIVFGSERKIAAITPTTRNDAHKLIEECMLAANVATAEFLKKHEIPALYRVHDGPPPERLEKLRAFLGELGLSLHKGKDGPTPKDYQALLASIKDRPDYHVIQTVMLRSLSQAVYSADNQGHFGLNYEAYTHFTSPIRRYPDLLTHRAIRSVIHSKLNTPHVKRAGAMTIPKARIYPYDEAALEQLGEQCSMSERRADEATRDVVNWLKCEFMKDRVGESFPGVITAVTGFGLFVELTDIYVEGLVHVTALPGDYYHFDPVHHRLAGERTGRSFRLGDTVEVQVMRVDLDERKIDFGMSDKPAEAPTGRKKRGGETAAPATKGKGAPAKTAEPEPAKAGRRSSVKDKAPEAYRPSDAAAKNAELRKSRELKQQLLNEAKSGGKAASGGKSHGAEKSSSKPSKHRKGPPKAGSAPAKSGGARKPKAKS; translated from the coding sequence ATGGCCGATTGGCAGTCCCTCGATCCCGAGGCCGCTCGTGAAGCGGAAAAATATGAAAACCCTATTCCTAGTCGCGAACTGATCCTGGCGCATCTCGCCGATCGGGGTTCGCCTGCTAGCCGCGAGCAGTTGGTCGAAGAGTTCGGTCTCACCACCGAGGACCAGCTCGAAGCCCTGCGCCGCCGTCTGCGCGCCATGGAGCGCGACGCTCAACTGATCTACACCCGGCGCGGCACCTATGCGCCGGTGGACAAGCTCGACTTGATCCTGGGCCGCATCGCCGGCCACCGTGACGGCTTTGGTTTCCTGATTCCGGACGACGGTAGCGACGACCTGTTCATGAGCCCGGCGCAAATGCGTCTGGTGTTCGATGGCGACCGGGCCCTGGCCCGTGTTTCCGGCCTGGACCGTCGTGGTCGCCGTGAAGGCGTGATCGTCGAAGTGGTGTCCCGTGCCCATGAAAGCATTGTCGGCCGTTACTTCGAAGAAGGCGGCATCGGTTTTGTTGTGCCGGATAACCCGAAGGTTCAGCAGGAAGTGCTGATTACTCCGGGTCGTAATGGCGCCGCCAAGGTGGGTCAGTTCGTCGAGGTGAAAATCACCCACTGGCCAACTGCGCGCTTCCAGCCACAGGGCGATATCGTTGAAGTGGTCGGCAACTACATGGCGCCGGGCATGGAAATCGACGTTGCGCTGCGCACCTACGACATTCCTCACGTCTGGCCCGAGGCTGTGCTCAAGGAAGCCGCCAAGCTCAAGCCGGAAGTCGAAGAGAAAGATAAAGAAAAACGCATCGACCTGCGCCATCTGCCGTTCGTCACCATCGACGGCGAAGACGCCCGCGACTTCGACGATGCGGTCTACTGCGAAGCCAAGCCCGGTAAGCTGCGCCTGTTCTCCGGCGGCTGGAAGCTGTTCGTCGCGATTGCCGACGTGTCCAGCTACGTGAAGATCGGTTCGGCCCTGGATAACGAAGCCCAGGTGCGCGGCAACTCCGTGTATTTCCCTGAGCGCGTGATCCCGATGCTGCCTGAGCAGTTGTCCAACGGCCTGTGTTCGCTGAACCCGAAAGTCGACCGTTTGGCCATGGTTTGCGAGATGACCATCTCCAAAACCGGCGAAATGACCGACTACCAGTTCTACGAAGCGGTGATCCACTCCCAGGCGCGTCTGACCTACAACAAGGTCAGCACCATCCTGGAAACGCCGAAGACCAGTGAAGCCAAGGCGTTGCGCACCGAATACGCTGGCGTGGTGCCGCACCTCAAGCAGCTGTACGCGCTGTACAAGGTGTTGCTGGGTGCCCGTCACGTGCGCGGCGCGATCGATTTCGAGACCCAGGAAACCCGGATTGTCTTCGGTTCCGAGCGCAAGATCGCCGCAATCACCCCGACGACCCGTAACGATGCGCACAAGCTGATCGAAGAGTGCATGCTGGCGGCCAACGTGGCCACTGCGGAGTTCCTCAAGAAGCACGAGATTCCTGCGTTGTATCGCGTGCACGACGGCCCGCCGCCGGAGCGCCTGGAAAAACTGCGCGCCTTCCTCGGCGAGCTCGGCCTGTCCCTGCACAAAGGCAAGGACGGTCCGACGCCGAAGGACTACCAGGCACTGCTGGCCAGCATCAAGGACCGCCCGGATTACCATGTGATCCAGACGGTGATGCTGCGCTCTCTGAGCCAGGCGGTGTACAGCGCCGACAACCAGGGCCACTTTGGTCTGAATTACGAGGCGTACACCCACTTCACCTCGCCGATCCGCCGTTATCCGGACCTGCTCACGCATCGCGCGATCCGCAGCGTGATCCATTCCAAGCTGAACACCCCGCACGTCAAGCGCGCCGGTGCCATGACCATTCCAAAGGCGCGGATCTACCCGTACGACGAAGCGGCCCTGGAACAGTTGGGCGAGCAATGCTCCATGAGCGAACGCCGCGCCGACGAAGCCACGCGTGACGTAGTGAACTGGCTCAAGTGCGAGTTCATGAAAGACCGCGTGGGCGAGTCGTTCCCAGGCGTGATCACTGCTGTGACCGGCTTTGGTTTGTTTGTCGAACTGACCGACATCTACGTCGAGGGCCTGGTGCACGTCACCGCCTTGCCGGGTGATTACTATCACTTTGATCCTGTGCACCACCGCCTGGCGGGCGAGCGCACCGGTCGCAGCTTCCGTCTGGGCGACACCGTGGAAGTGCAGGTCATGCGCGTCGACCTCGATGAGCGCAAGATCGACTTCGGAATGTCTGACAAGCCCGCCGAAGCGCCGACTGGCCGTAAAAAGCGTGGCGGCGAGACCGCAGCGCCTGCGACCAAGGGTAAAGGTGCTCCTGCCAAAACCGCAGAGCCTGAGCCAGCCAAGGCCGGTCGTCGTTCGTCCGTCAAGGACAAGGCTCCCGAAGCCTACCGCCCCAGCGACGCAGCGGCGAAGAACGCCGAGCTTCGCAAGAGCCGCGAGTTGAAGCAGCAGTTGCTCAACGAAGCCAAAAGCGGTGGTAAAGCGGCGTCTGGGGGAAAGTCCCACGGGGCGGAAAAGTCATCGAGCAAGCCAAGCAAACACCGGAAGGGTCCGCCGAAAGCGGGCTCGGCCCCAGCCAAGAGCGGCGGGGCGCGTAAACCCAAGGCCAAGTCATGA
- the hflK gene encoding FtsH protease activity modulator HflK: MAWNEPGGNSNNQDPWGGKRRNNGDRKGPPDLDEAFRKLQESLNGLFGGGKKRGDEGGGRPGKGGGFGLLGIGLVVLAAVWLYSAVYVVDEQEQAVVLRFGKYYETVGPGLNIYFPPIDQKYMENVTRERAYTKQGQMLTEDENIVEVPLTVQYKITNLQDFVLNVDQPEISLQHATESALRHVVGSTAMDQVLTEGRELMASEIKERLQRFLDTYRTGITVTQVNVQSAAAPREVQEAFDDVIRAREDEQRSRNQAETYANGVVPEARGQAQRIIEDANGYRDEVVSRAKGEADRFTKLVAEYRKAPEVTRQRLYLDTMQEVFSNTSKVLVTGNKNGQSNLLYLPLDKMVESGRNTSTPATSSAAASNEANARAAADLQQQQARTRESR; the protein is encoded by the coding sequence ATGGCTTGGAATGAGCCGGGTGGCAACTCGAATAATCAGGATCCTTGGGGTGGCAAGCGTCGTAACAACGGCGACCGCAAGGGGCCGCCGGATCTCGACGAGGCCTTCCGAAAGCTGCAGGAAAGCCTGAACGGTTTGTTCGGTGGTGGTAAAAAACGCGGTGACGAGGGTGGTGGTCGTCCGGGCAAGGGCGGCGGTTTCGGCCTGCTCGGCATCGGCCTCGTCGTGCTGGCGGCTGTCTGGCTGTACAGCGCGGTCTATGTCGTGGACGAGCAGGAGCAGGCCGTGGTGCTGCGCTTCGGCAAGTACTACGAGACGGTTGGCCCGGGCCTGAACATCTATTTCCCGCCGATCGACCAGAAGTACATGGAAAACGTCACGCGTGAGCGGGCGTACACCAAGCAGGGCCAGATGCTGACCGAAGACGAGAACATCGTCGAAGTGCCGCTGACCGTGCAATACAAGATCACCAACCTGCAGGACTTCGTGCTGAACGTCGACCAGCCGGAAATCAGCCTGCAGCACGCGACCGAAAGCGCCCTGCGCCATGTGGTGGGTTCCACCGCCATGGACCAGGTGCTGACTGAAGGTCGTGAACTGATGGCCAGCGAAATCAAGGAACGCCTGCAACGGTTCCTCGATACCTATCGCACCGGGATCACCGTGACCCAGGTCAACGTCCAGAGCGCAGCGGCACCGCGTGAGGTCCAGGAAGCCTTCGATGACGTGATCCGTGCCCGTGAAGACGAGCAGCGTTCGCGCAACCAGGCCGAAACCTATGCCAACGGCGTCGTGCCGGAAGCCCGTGGCCAGGCCCAACGCATCATCGAGGATGCCAACGGTTACCGTGACGAAGTGGTCTCCCGCGCCAAGGGTGAGGCTGATCGCTTCACCAAGTTGGTGGCCGAGTATCGCAAGGCCCCAGAAGTGACCCGCCAGCGTCTGTACCTGGACACCATGCAGGAAGTCTTCAGCAACACCAGCAAGGTCCTCGTGACCGGCAACAAGAACGGCCAGAGCAATCTGCTGTACCTGCCACTGGACAAGATGGTCGAGAGCGGTCGCAACACCAGCACGCCAGCGACCAGTTCGGCGGCCGCCAGCAATGAAGCCAACGCTCGTGCGGCGGCGGATCTGCAGCAACAGCAAGCACGTACCAGGGAGAGTCGCTGA
- the rpsF gene encoding 30S ribosomal protein S6 produces the protein MRHYEIIFLVHPDQSEQVGGMVERYTKLIEEDGGKIHRLEDWGRRQLAYAINNVHKAHYVMLNVECTGKALAELEDNFRYNDAVIRNLVIRREEAVTGQSEMLKAEENRSERRERRDRPEHSDSADGDDSDSDSDNSDNADE, from the coding sequence ATGCGTCATTACGAAATCATCTTTTTGGTCCACCCGGATCAAAGCGAGCAAGTCGGCGGCATGGTTGAGCGTTACACCAAGCTGATCGAAGAAGACGGCGGCAAAATCCACCGTCTGGAAGATTGGGGCCGTCGTCAACTGGCCTACGCAATCAACAATGTTCACAAGGCTCACTACGTGATGCTGAACGTTGAGTGCACTGGCAAGGCCCTGGCCGAGCTGGAAGACAACTTCCGCTACAACGATGCAGTGATCCGTAACCTGGTCATCCGTCGCGAAGAAGCCGTCACCGGCCAATCCGAGATGCTCAAGGCTGAAGAAAACCGCAGTGAGCGCCGTGAGCGTCGCGACCGTCCTGAGCACTCTGACAGCGCCGATGGCGATGACAGCGATAGCGACAGCGACAACAGCGATAACGCTGACGAGTAA
- the hflC gene encoding protease modulator HflC — MSNKSLIALIVGVVVAIAAWNCFYIVAQTERAVLLQFGRVVQADVQPGLHVKVPYVNKVRKFDARLMTLDAPTQRFLTLEKKAVMVDAYAKWRVKDAERFYTATSGLKQIADERLSRRLESGLRDQFGKRTLHEVVSGERDALMADITRSLNSMAEKELGIEVVDVRVKAIDLPKEVNRSVFERMSTEREREAREHRAKGNELAEGIRADADRQRRVLLAEAYRESEEVRGDGDAQAASIYAKAYGQDQEFYAFYRSLRAYRESFANKSDVLVLDPSSDFFHYLEKSKP; from the coding sequence ATGAGCAATAAATCGCTGATCGCCCTTATTGTCGGTGTCGTCGTGGCGATCGCTGCCTGGAACTGCTTCTACATCGTGGCTCAGACCGAGCGTGCGGTGTTGCTGCAATTCGGTCGCGTGGTCCAGGCTGATGTCCAGCCGGGGCTGCATGTGAAGGTGCCGTACGTCAACAAGGTGCGCAAGTTCGACGCGCGTCTGATGACGCTGGATGCGCCGACGCAACGCTTCCTGACGCTGGAAAAGAAAGCCGTGATGGTCGACGCCTATGCCAAGTGGCGCGTGAAGGATGCCGAGCGCTTCTACACCGCGACCTCGGGTTTGAAGCAGATCGCCGACGAGCGCTTGTCCCGTCGCCTGGAGTCGGGCCTGCGTGACCAGTTCGGTAAGCGCACATTGCATGAAGTGGTGTCCGGTGAGCGTGATGCGCTCATGGCCGACATCACCCGTTCGCTGAACTCGATGGCAGAAAAAGAGCTGGGTATCGAAGTGGTCGATGTCCGGGTCAAGGCCATCGACCTGCCGAAGGAAGTGAACCGCAGCGTGTTCGAGCGCATGAGCACCGAGCGTGAGCGTGAAGCCCGTGAGCACCGTGCCAAGGGTAACGAGCTGGCCGAAGGCATCCGTGCCGACGCCGATCGTCAACGCCGTGTGCTGCTGGCCGAAGCCTATCGTGAATCGGAAGAGGTCCGTGGTGATGGTGATGCCCAGGCCGCTTCGATCTATGCCAAGGCCTACGGGCAGGATCAGGAGTTCTACGCGTTCTACCGTAGCCTGCGTGCCTACCGTGAAAGCTTCGCGAACAAATCCGACGTCCTGGTCCTGGACCCAAGCAGCGACTTCTTCCACTACCTGGAAAAGTCCAAGCCTTGA
- the hflX gene encoding ribosome rescue GTPase HflX, translated as MFFERHGGGERAILVHLDGQDPEAREDPQEFQELALSAGAETVAFFNVPRHRPTAKFLIGSGKVEELRDLVKAEQVDLVIFNHILTPSQERNLERVFECRVIDRTGLILDIFAQRARTHEGKLQVELAQLEHMSTRLVRGWTHLERQKGGIGLRGPGETQLETDRRLLRVRLRQIKGRLEKVRSQREQSRRGRKRADIPTVSLVGYTNAGKSTLFNNVTQSDVYAADQLFATLDPTLRRLDLDDLGPIVLADTVGFIRHLPHKLVEAFRATLEESSNSDLLLHVIDAAEPDRMLQIEQVMVVLGEIGAQDLPILEVYNKLDLLEGVEPQIQRDADGKPQRVWLSARDGTGLDLLRQAVAELLGNDLFVGTLKLPQRFARLRAQFFELGAVQKEEHDDEGVCLLAVRLPRSELNRLVSREGLQPMEFIEQHTLQ; from the coding sequence TTGTTCTTTGAGCGCCACGGTGGTGGTGAACGGGCCATTCTCGTTCACTTGGATGGACAGGACCCTGAGGCGCGCGAAGATCCGCAGGAGTTTCAGGAATTGGCACTTTCGGCCGGCGCCGAGACCGTCGCGTTTTTCAACGTGCCGCGTCATCGGCCAACCGCCAAGTTCCTGATCGGCAGTGGCAAGGTCGAGGAGTTGCGCGACCTGGTCAAGGCCGAGCAGGTCGACCTGGTGATTTTCAATCACATCCTCACGCCCAGTCAGGAACGTAACCTCGAACGTGTCTTCGAGTGTCGCGTGATCGACCGTACGGGGCTGATCCTCGATATCTTCGCCCAACGCGCCCGCACCCATGAAGGCAAGCTCCAGGTCGAACTGGCCCAGCTTGAGCACATGAGTACGCGGCTGGTTCGCGGCTGGACTCACCTTGAGCGGCAGAAAGGCGGTATCGGTCTGCGCGGCCCGGGTGAAACCCAGCTGGAAACCGACCGGCGCCTGTTGCGGGTTCGCCTGCGCCAGATCAAGGGGCGGCTGGAAAAGGTCCGCAGCCAGCGCGAGCAGTCGCGACGCGGCCGCAAGCGCGCGGATATCCCGACGGTTTCACTGGTGGGCTATACCAACGCCGGCAAATCGACCCTGTTCAATAACGTCACCCAATCCGACGTCTACGCCGCCGACCAGTTGTTCGCCACGCTCGACCCGACCCTGCGCCGGCTCGACCTGGACGACCTCGGGCCGATCGTGCTGGCCGACACCGTAGGCTTCATCCGTCACCTGCCGCACAAGCTGGTCGAGGCTTTCCGGGCTACGCTCGAAGAGTCGAGCAACTCCGACCTGCTGCTGCACGTGATCGATGCCGCCGAACCGGACCGGATGCTGCAGATCGAGCAGGTGATGGTGGTGCTGGGTGAGATCGGAGCCCAGGACTTGCCGATCCTCGAGGTATACAACAAACTCGATTTGCTCGAAGGCGTGGAGCCGCAGATCCAGCGCGATGCCGATGGCAAGCCGCAAAGGGTCTGGCTGTCGGCCCGCGATGGCACCGGCCTGGACCTGCTCAGGCAGGCCGTGGCCGAGCTGTTGGGCAACGATCTGTTTGTAGGCACCCTGAAATTGCCGCAACGTTTCGCCCGGCTGCGTGCGCAGTTTTTCGAGCTGGGGGCCGTGCAAAAAGAAGAACACGACGACGAAGGCGTCTGCCTGCTGGCTGTTCGCCTGCCTCGGTCGGAGCTCAACCGGCTGGTCAGCCGCGAAGGGCTGCAACCGATGGAATTCATCGAGCAACACACTTTGCAATAA
- the rlmB gene encoding 23S rRNA (guanosine(2251)-2'-O)-methyltransferase RlmB, translating to MSQLEKIYGVHAVEALLRHHPKRVKQIWLAEGRSDPRVQTLVELANESRVAVGQAERREMDAWVEGVHQGVVAEVSPSQVWGEAMLDELLDRTEGAPLLLVLDGVTDPHNLGACLRSADAAGALAVIVPKDKSATLTPVVRKVACGAAEVIPLVAVTNLARTLEKLQQRGLWVVGTAGEAEVSIYDQDLTGPTILIMGAEGKGMRRLTREHCDYLVKLPMAGSVSSLNVSVATGVCLFEALRQRSVKAVAKKP from the coding sequence ATGAGTCAGTTGGAAAAAATCTACGGCGTGCATGCCGTGGAAGCGTTGTTGCGTCATCACCCCAAGCGGGTCAAGCAGATCTGGTTGGCCGAAGGCCGTAGCGATCCGCGGGTCCAGACCCTGGTCGAACTCGCCAACGAAAGCCGCGTCGCGGTCGGCCAGGCCGAACGGCGCGAAATGGATGCCTGGGTCGAAGGCGTGCACCAGGGGGTCGTGGCCGAGGTCAGTCCGAGCCAGGTCTGGGGCGAAGCGATGCTCGACGAACTGCTCGATCGTACCGAGGGCGCGCCCTTGCTGCTGGTGCTCGATGGCGTGACCGATCCGCACAACCTGGGCGCCTGCCTGCGTTCGGCGGATGCCGCCGGTGCGTTGGCGGTGATCGTGCCCAAGGACAAGTCGGCCACCTTGACGCCAGTGGTGCGTAAAGTCGCCTGCGGCGCCGCGGAAGTGATTCCGTTGGTGGCGGTGACCAACCTGGCGCGCACCCTGGAAAAACTCCAGCAGCGCGGCCTGTGGGTGGTCGGCACGGCGGGCGAGGCCGAGGTCAGCATCTATGACCAGGACCTGACCGGCCCGACGATCCTGATCATGGGGGCCGAAGGCAAGGGCATGCGCCGCCTGACCCGCGAGCATTGCGATTACCTGGTCAAGTTGCCGATGGCTGGCAGCGTCAGCAGCCTCAACGTCTCGGTGGCGACTGGGGTGTGCCTGTTCGAAGCGCTGCGCCAGCGTAGCGTCAAGGCTGTCGCCAAAAAGCCCTGA
- the rpsR gene encoding 30S ribosomal protein S18, giving the protein MARFFRRRKFCRFTAEDVKEIDYKDLNTLKAYVSETGKIVPSRITGTKARYQRQLATAIKRARFLALLAYTDSHGR; this is encoded by the coding sequence ATGGCACGTTTCTTCCGTCGTCGTAAATTCTGCCGCTTCACCGCTGAAGACGTGAAAGAGATCGATTACAAAGATCTCAACACTCTGAAAGCCTACGTATCCGAGACCGGCAAAATCGTTCCAAGCCGTATCACCGGTACTAAAGCTCGTTATCAGCGTCAGCTGGCCACCGCTATCAAGCGCGCCCGCTTCCTGGCCCTGCTGGCCTACACCGACAGCCACGGCCGCTGA